In the genome of Cutibacterium equinum, one region contains:
- the dtd gene encoding D-aminoacyl-tRNA deacylase: MRVVIQRASSAQVAIDGQTVGALGSPGLVVLVGVTGTDTAADAEKLAEKIWGLRILDDEKSASDIDAPILVVSQFTLYASTRKGRRPSWSAAAPGPVSQPLVDHFVSHLRGLGAHVETGVFGADMKVSLVNDGPMTILIDTDDWR; encoded by the coding sequence GTGCGAGTCGTCATTCAACGAGCAAGCAGTGCGCAGGTCGCCATCGACGGCCAGACGGTCGGAGCTCTGGGTAGCCCGGGGCTCGTCGTGCTGGTGGGGGTGACCGGCACGGACACCGCTGCCGACGCCGAGAAACTCGCCGAGAAGATCTGGGGTCTGCGCATCCTTGACGACGAGAAGTCCGCCAGCGACATCGATGCCCCGATCCTCGTCGTCAGCCAGTTCACCCTGTATGCCAGCACTCGAAAGGGTCGCCGCCCGTCGTGGAGCGCGGCCGCCCCCGGACCGGTCTCCCAGCCTCTGGTCGACCACTTCGTGTCTCACCTGCGCGGACTGGGAGCGCACGTGGAGACCGGTGTTTTCGGCGCCGACATGAAGGTCAGCCTGGTCAATGACGGACCGATGACGATCCTCATCGACACCGACGATTGGCGCTGA
- a CDS encoding NUDIX hydrolase, translated as MGGHHGPIQAAGAVVLRTIDGTEGAREVLVIHRPSYDDLSLPKGKVERGEDLPITAVREVAEETGIAIRLSMPLQPTEYTVTYTTASGKPKSRAKVVSWWLGVVVGGSIDEATASPEEIDGALWMPTQQALKQLSYATDVQVLEEALALPTTSTVVLVRHGKAVSRKEWSSQKTRDADRPLEKRGRRQAKALIALLGAYGVSRLASSPSARCMQTFEPYAKSIGADIAAMDALSEEAHDADPAGTVSAMRTIAHRAMSDLSRPIAVCGHRPVLPTMRQALGGANHPMSTAECLVVHLDEAGHAIREEWYASQY; from the coding sequence ATGGGAGGACACCACGGCCCCATCCAGGCCGCTGGCGCCGTCGTGCTGCGCACCATTGATGGCACCGAGGGCGCCCGCGAGGTGCTCGTCATCCATCGCCCCAGCTATGACGATCTCTCCTTGCCCAAGGGAAAGGTCGAGCGGGGAGAGGACCTCCCCATCACCGCCGTGCGCGAGGTGGCTGAGGAAACCGGAATCGCCATTCGATTGTCGATGCCCCTGCAGCCCACCGAATACACCGTCACGTACACCACCGCCAGCGGCAAGCCGAAGTCGCGCGCAAAGGTGGTGTCATGGTGGCTGGGAGTCGTCGTCGGCGGATCAATCGACGAGGCGACCGCCAGCCCAGAAGAAATTGACGGTGCGTTGTGGATGCCCACGCAACAGGCTCTGAAGCAGCTCAGCTATGCCACTGACGTCCAGGTCCTTGAGGAGGCTCTCGCCCTACCGACGACGTCGACCGTCGTCCTGGTACGTCACGGCAAGGCCGTCTCGCGCAAGGAATGGAGTTCTCAGAAAACCAGGGACGCCGATCGTCCCCTGGAAAAGCGGGGTCGTCGTCAGGCCAAGGCCTTGATTGCCCTACTTGGCGCATATGGGGTATCTCGCCTTGCCAGCTCGCCATCTGCGCGGTGCATGCAGACCTTCGAACCGTATGCCAAGAGTATCGGGGCCGACATCGCCGCGATGGACGCACTCAGCGAAGAGGCTCACGACGCCGATCCCGCAGGGACGGTGTCCGCCATGAGGACAATCGCCCATCGTGCCATGTCGGACCTCTCACGGCCTATCGCGGTGTGCGGTCACAGGCCTGTCCTGCCAACCATGCGGCAGGCTCTCGGCGGGGCGAATCACCCAATGTCAACTGCGGAATGTCTCGTCGTTCACCTGGATGAGGCGGGCCACGCCATCCGCGAAGAGTGGTACGCCTCACAGTACTGA
- a CDS encoding NADase-type glycan-binding domain-containing protein, with translation MPDEWFRPDEEEPGPDEPRHADESESSDSTPRRADRPDNPLTTTSGSIRVVNDDTGPSVVVGHAREPGVIAVARRHRFPVWILMVAAALVVGLVLGTFITGSRDDTGAVNAAVPPASPASSVSAAMPYHGPGKPIRGLKATASCVADPAVDSEHHVVHYDPRLLVDDKPDTAWRCNGSGEGQQITLTLPQSSRIVGVGMINGYAKVYGDVDLYPQYRRVRTVRWTLPDGTWFNQDFTDDDESIQKVMISPHAVRGDITVTIVATTEHGLLGEPTRDAVLISTIQVYEED, from the coding sequence ATGCCTGACGAGTGGTTCCGTCCGGACGAGGAGGAGCCCGGACCCGATGAGCCTCGCCATGCAGACGAGTCCGAGTCGTCAGATTCAACCCCTCGGCGCGCTGATCGGCCGGACAATCCCCTCACCACGACAAGCGGATCGATTCGCGTCGTCAACGATGACACCGGGCCTAGCGTCGTCGTCGGACATGCTCGCGAACCCGGTGTGATCGCTGTTGCCCGACGTCACCGATTCCCCGTGTGGATACTGATGGTGGCGGCAGCCCTCGTCGTCGGTCTGGTACTTGGCACCTTCATCACCGGGTCCCGCGATGACACCGGTGCCGTGAACGCGGCTGTGCCCCCCGCCTCACCTGCCTCGAGTGTCTCGGCTGCGATGCCCTACCACGGGCCGGGCAAGCCGATTCGCGGTCTCAAGGCGACAGCCTCGTGCGTTGCAGACCCGGCCGTCGACTCTGAGCACCATGTCGTGCATTACGACCCCAGGCTCTTGGTCGATGACAAACCCGATACCGCCTGGAGGTGCAACGGATCCGGGGAAGGTCAACAGATCACCCTCACCCTGCCGCAGTCGTCCCGGATTGTCGGAGTGGGAATGATCAACGGCTACGCCAAAGTCTATGGCGACGTCGATCTCTATCCCCAGTACCGGCGAGTGCGGACAGTGCGTTGGACGCTGCCAGACGGCACGTGGTTCAACCAGGACTTCACCGATGACGACGAGTCGATTCAGAAGGTCATGATCTCCCCCCATGCCGTCCGCGGAGACATCACGGTGACCATTGTTGCCACGACTGAGCACGGGCTGCTCGGGGAGCCAACTCGCGACGCCGTCCTCATCTCGACCATCCAGGTCTACGAGGAAGACTGA
- a CDS encoding RNA degradosome polyphosphate kinase, whose protein sequence is MAKKSNPGVPPSSPDELPEDRYSDRELSWLAFNERVLDLARDAERIPLLERAKFLAIFSSNLDEFFMVRVAGLKRRIDAGVAVPSVAGLLPRELHDAILARTHDLVAEQSRVFAEEVRPGLAAEGIEILRWSELTDDEKGRMRTLFSERIFPILTPLAVDPSHPFPYIRGLSINLAVMLANPITGAEQFARVKVPSVLPRLVNLGHGRFLPLEEIISRHLDQLFTGMHVLQHTTFRVTRNEDLEVEEDDAENLLFALEKELLRRNVGRPPVRLEVQDDITEEMLTLLTRELDIKDKEVFHLPAPLDLTGLFSLADVDRDDLSYPNFLPITHPHLAEVETARPADMFAAIRRRDVLVHHPYDSFATSVQRFVEQAAHDPQVLAIKQTLYRTSGDSPIIDALVDAAEAGKQVLAVVEIKARFDEQANIAWARVLERAGVHVVYGMVGLKTHCKLALAIRDEGEGLRRYAHIGTGNYNPKTARQYEDMGLLTSNPIITEDVARLFNHLSGMTAEKQYRRLLVAPEGIRTGIVDAIEHEIENKKAGLPAGVKIKVNSIVDERVIDALYRASRAGVPVDLWVRGICAIRPGVPGLSENIRVISVLGRFLEHSRIFWFANGGRPLVAIGSADLMHRNLDRRVEALVGLSNKHHVAEVEEMFEMAFDPGTVSWHLHDRTWTEVSRGPDGKVLTGLQEELIRRTRDRRR, encoded by the coding sequence ATGGCCAAGAAGTCCAACCCCGGGGTCCCCCCGAGCTCCCCCGACGAGCTGCCGGAGGATCGCTACAGTGATCGGGAGCTGTCGTGGCTCGCCTTCAATGAGCGGGTGCTGGATCTTGCCCGGGATGCCGAGCGTATTCCGCTGTTGGAACGGGCGAAATTCCTGGCCATCTTCTCGTCCAACCTCGACGAGTTCTTCATGGTGCGCGTCGCTGGCCTCAAGCGCCGTATCGACGCCGGGGTCGCCGTCCCATCGGTTGCCGGTCTGCTGCCACGCGAGCTTCATGACGCGATCCTCGCCCGGACCCATGACCTCGTCGCCGAGCAGTCCCGCGTCTTCGCCGAGGAGGTCCGCCCCGGCCTGGCCGCCGAAGGCATTGAGATTCTGCGCTGGTCGGAGTTGACCGACGACGAAAAGGGCCGGATGCGCACCCTCTTCTCGGAGCGGATCTTCCCCATCCTCACCCCGTTGGCCGTCGACCCCTCACACCCCTTCCCCTATATTCGCGGCCTGTCGATCAACCTGGCCGTCATGCTGGCCAACCCCATCACCGGCGCCGAACAATTCGCCCGGGTCAAGGTGCCGTCGGTGCTGCCACGTCTGGTCAACCTCGGCCACGGACGATTCCTCCCCCTGGAGGAGATCATCAGCAGACACCTGGACCAACTGTTCACCGGCATGCATGTGCTGCAGCACACCACCTTCCGCGTCACCCGAAACGAGGATCTCGAGGTCGAGGAGGACGACGCGGAGAACCTGCTCTTCGCGTTGGAGAAGGAATTGCTGCGCCGCAATGTGGGACGCCCCCCGGTGCGCCTTGAGGTGCAGGACGACATCACCGAAGAGATGCTCACCCTGCTCACCCGTGAGCTCGACATCAAGGACAAGGAGGTCTTCCACCTTCCTGCTCCTCTGGACCTCACGGGTCTGTTCTCCCTGGCTGACGTCGACCGTGACGACCTGTCCTACCCGAACTTCCTGCCCATCACCCACCCGCACCTGGCCGAGGTCGAGACGGCTCGTCCGGCAGACATGTTTGCGGCCATTCGTCGTCGTGACGTCCTGGTGCACCACCCGTACGATTCCTTCGCCACCAGTGTGCAGAGGTTCGTCGAGCAGGCGGCCCACGATCCCCAGGTGTTGGCAATCAAGCAGACTCTGTACCGGACCTCTGGCGACTCCCCCATCATCGACGCCCTCGTTGACGCCGCTGAGGCAGGCAAGCAGGTGTTGGCCGTCGTGGAGATCAAGGCCAGATTCGACGAGCAGGCCAATATCGCCTGGGCACGGGTGCTGGAACGCGCCGGAGTCCACGTCGTCTACGGCATGGTCGGACTCAAGACCCACTGCAAGCTGGCCCTGGCCATCCGTGACGAGGGCGAGGGGCTGCGTCGCTACGCCCACATCGGCACTGGCAACTACAACCCCAAGACCGCTCGTCAGTACGAGGACATGGGACTGCTGACGTCCAATCCGATCATCACCGAGGACGTCGCACGGCTGTTCAACCACCTGTCCGGGATGACCGCCGAGAAGCAGTACCGCCGCCTGCTCGTGGCCCCCGAGGGTATTCGCACCGGCATCGTCGACGCCATCGAGCACGAGATCGAGAACAAGAAGGCTGGTCTGCCGGCCGGTGTGAAGATCAAGGTCAACTCGATCGTCGACGAGCGCGTCATTGACGCCCTCTACCGAGCCTCTCGAGCCGGGGTTCCGGTGGACCTGTGGGTGCGCGGCATCTGCGCGATCCGCCCCGGGGTGCCCGGTCTGAGTGAGAACATCCGAGTCATCTCGGTGTTGGGACGATTCCTCGAGCACTCTCGCATCTTCTGGTTCGCCAATGGCGGTCGTCCGCTGGTCGCCATCGGATCGGCCGACCTCATGCACCGCAACCTCGACCGACGTGTGGAGGCCCTAGTCGGGCTGTCGAACAAGCACCACGTGGCCGAGGTCGAGGAGATGTTCGAGATGGCCTTCGATCCGGGGACCGTGTCCTGGCATCTGCACGACCGCACCTGGACCGAGGTCTCCCGCGGCCCTGACGGCAAAGTCCTGACCGGCCTTCAGGAGGAACTCATCCGACGGACCCGCGACAGGAGGCGATGA
- a CDS encoding winged helix-turn-helix transcriptional regulator, with product MARLSLLGPVDAPLPQALELLPHTITRYEGLQECLSHLDGADVVLVDCRDEPAKAREACLQLSCLDRRVPVLVLAGQETLSVISPDWGHDDFLCDSATPLEAETRLRCLFTAQVANELVAGPFTVDEDGYTATVGGKDLDLTYTEFELLKYLVAHPGRVLSRGILLTDVWGYDYYGGSRTVDVHIRRLRAKVGPEYEGHIQTVRSVGYRLQAER from the coding sequence ATGGCACGACTGTCCTTGCTGGGCCCCGTGGACGCCCCGCTTCCCCAGGCCCTCGAGCTGCTTCCTCACACCATCACCCGCTACGAGGGTCTGCAGGAATGTCTGTCTCACCTCGACGGGGCCGACGTCGTCCTGGTCGACTGCCGTGACGAACCTGCCAAGGCTCGGGAGGCGTGCCTACAGCTGTCATGTCTGGACAGACGAGTCCCGGTCCTGGTGCTGGCTGGCCAGGAGACGCTGTCGGTCATCAGTCCGGACTGGGGCCACGATGATTTCCTCTGTGACTCGGCCACCCCGCTCGAGGCGGAGACCCGGCTGCGATGTCTGTTCACCGCCCAGGTGGCCAATGAGCTTGTCGCGGGGCCATTCACCGTTGACGAAGATGGTTACACCGCCACCGTCGGGGGCAAGGACCTTGACCTCACCTACACCGAGTTCGAGCTGTTGAAGTACCTCGTCGCTCACCCCGGTCGAGTGCTCAGTCGCGGCATCCTGCTGACAGATGTGTGGGGATACGACTACTACGGCGGCAGCCGAACCGTTGACGTCCACATCCGTCGCCTGCGAGCCAAGGTTGGCCCGGAGTATGAGGGACACATCCAGACGGTGAGATCGGTCGGCTACCGGTTGCAGGCAGAACGCTGA
- a CDS encoding nitrobindin family protein encodes MPFHIPDNLNRDLMPLAWMIGHWEGEGHGNTPEDGEFSFGCQVDFTDNGGDYLHYICQTFTMNPDGTPAAPLRMETGFWRPNVETRKIDVLMAAPEGWAEVWTGNIDGAKIELVTDAVARTEDALVPYTGGQRLYGQVEGDLLWTFDRATTQAPLQPYMWARLKRA; translated from the coding sequence ATGCCCTTCCACATTCCTGACAACCTGAATCGTGATCTCATGCCCCTGGCCTGGATGATTGGCCACTGGGAAGGAGAAGGACACGGTAATACCCCCGAGGACGGTGAGTTCAGCTTCGGGTGCCAGGTCGACTTCACCGACAACGGCGGGGACTACCTGCACTACATCTGCCAAACCTTCACCATGAACCCTGACGGCACGCCGGCTGCGCCACTGCGTATGGAGACCGGGTTCTGGCGTCCCAACGTCGAGACCCGCAAGATTGACGTCCTCATGGCTGCTCCGGAAGGTTGGGCGGAAGTCTGGACCGGAAATATCGATGGAGCCAAGATTGAACTCGTGACGGATGCCGTCGCCCGTACCGAGGACGCCCTCGTGCCCTACACCGGTGGTCAACGTCTCTACGGCCAGGTTGAGGGTGACCTGCTGTGGACCTTCGATCGTGCGACCACCCAGGCCCCGTTGCAGCCTTACATGTGGGCTCGCCTCAAGAGGGCTTGA